One window from the genome of Paenibacillus azoreducens encodes:
- a CDS encoding AraC family transcriptional regulator produces the protein MKMKKADIDELTRSGVVFFNSKLEMLEDLSCKMYRMNKLTSLWAHFHDYFQIWYVAKGEFLHMIGEQQYHITKGNMFVVPPFTVHRIQAPPEQEVEIWGCEFLPGFVNERFDDPAGEHPFFDVSYLTYFVHAENANSHQMTFDGVTDSRIRGLIQDMFGEYERRTPFFQIVLKANLLLLLSIIVRQVNGELVQAGFEKSEKYRDTMTKVVEYIHKNAHEDIKLEDVCAVSNLSKSTFCSLFKEWTGKTFNRYLIDHRISNALRLLQHPSLTVTDVCFAAGFNELSYFCRIFKNYTGISPNQFRKQATKKQLQN, from the coding sequence ATGAAGATGAAAAAGGCAGATATCGATGAATTAACCCGTTCCGGGGTCGTTTTTTTCAACTCCAAGCTGGAGATGCTGGAAGACCTGTCGTGCAAAATGTATAGAATGAACAAGCTGACCAGCTTGTGGGCGCATTTTCATGATTATTTTCAAATCTGGTACGTAGCCAAAGGCGAGTTCCTGCACATGATTGGCGAGCAGCAGTACCACATTACGAAGGGAAACATGTTTGTCGTTCCTCCTTTTACGGTACATCGCATTCAGGCCCCACCCGAGCAGGAGGTTGAAATTTGGGGATGCGAATTTCTGCCGGGATTCGTTAACGAACGTTTTGACGATCCGGCGGGGGAGCATCCCTTTTTTGACGTCAGCTATTTAACCTATTTTGTGCATGCAGAAAACGCAAATTCGCATCAAATGACCTTCGACGGGGTTACGGATAGCCGGATTCGCGGTTTGATTCAGGATATGTTTGGAGAATATGAAAGGCGCACGCCGTTTTTTCAAATCGTCCTGAAAGCTAATCTGCTGCTGTTATTATCGATCATCGTTCGCCAGGTGAACGGGGAGCTTGTCCAAGCTGGTTTTGAGAAGTCGGAAAAGTATCGTGATACGATGACGAAGGTAGTTGAATATATCCATAAAAACGCGCATGAAGATATTAAGCTGGAGGATGTATGCGCCGTTTCGAATCTGTCGAAATCGACGTTTTGCAGCTTGTTCAAAGAATGGACAGGCAAGACCTTTAACCGCTATCTCATTGACCACCGTATCTCTAATGCGCTTAGGCTGCTCCAGCATCCGTCCTTAACGGTCACCGATGTGTGTTTTGCGGCGGGATTTAACGAGTTGTCCTATTTTTGCAGAATTTTTAAAAATTACACAGGCATATCGCCCAATCAGTTCCGCAAACAGGCGACAAAGAAGCAGCTTCAAAATTAA
- a CDS encoding N-acetylglucosamine kinase, with protein sequence MMTATVPLLAVDGGGTKCLAVFADTEGRMLASGRAGSCNYQGAGREPAALELTRAIQEAKRQLAVSAAVGNKPPESDVESASLAQKETANITEDGPLHVTCAVFGVAGLDTEHDRQVIEGMVREALARTEVTADRIFVENDGVAALLGATGGAPGILIIAGTGSIMFGINDQGKSARSGGWGHRIGDEGSGYWIGKQAINAVLRGFDGRGSHTALTGKLLRHLGLRTEEELFNWVYSAEYSVNKTAELARYVSEAEQEGDEIACLILETAADELFLGARSVMSKLGMATASFTVILQGGVLQNNPLVRNRLAAAFRSVSPLALIDEAKKEPIYGVIAQGLQLLRHGN encoded by the coding sequence ATGATGACAGCAACGGTCCCTCTGTTGGCAGTAGACGGCGGGGGAACGAAGTGTCTGGCCGTGTTCGCGGATACGGAGGGCCGAATGCTGGCGAGCGGGAGAGCGGGATCATGCAACTATCAGGGAGCAGGCCGGGAACCTGCGGCACTTGAGTTGACGCGGGCGATTCAGGAGGCCAAGCGGCAGTTGGCCGTATCAGCTGCCGTAGGGAACAAGCCGCCAGAATCCGATGTGGAATCTGCTTCCCTTGCACAGAAGGAGACGGCCAACATTACGGAAGACGGGCCGCTTCACGTGACCTGCGCAGTATTTGGCGTAGCCGGCCTCGATACCGAGCATGACCGCCAAGTGATCGAAGGTATGGTACGGGAAGCACTTGCCCGCACCGAAGTGACGGCGGACCGCATCTTTGTCGAGAATGACGGCGTGGCCGCCTTGCTTGGAGCAACGGGCGGAGCGCCCGGCATCCTCATTATCGCTGGCACCGGTTCGATCATGTTCGGGATCAATGATCAAGGCAAAAGCGCACGGTCAGGCGGCTGGGGCCACCGTATCGGCGACGAAGGCAGCGGTTATTGGATCGGCAAACAGGCCATCAATGCCGTTCTGCGCGGATTTGATGGACGGGGCAGCCACACGGCACTGACCGGTAAGCTGCTGCGGCATCTGGGACTGCGGACAGAAGAGGAATTGTTCAACTGGGTTTATTCCGCCGAGTACAGCGTAAACAAAACAGCCGAACTCGCGAGGTACGTCAGCGAAGCGGAACAGGAGGGGGACGAGATTGCATGTTTGATTCTGGAGACGGCCGCCGATGAGCTGTTTCTGGGTGCGAGGTCGGTGATGAGCAAGCTCGGCATGGCTACCGCGTCATTCACGGTTATTCTGCAGGGCGGCGTGCTGCAAAATAATCCGCTTGTAAGAAACCGATTGGCTGCCGCCTTCCGGTCCGTCTCCCCGCTGGCGCTAATCGACGAGGCGAAAAAAGAGCCGATTTACGGCGTCATCGCGCAGGGATTGCAGCTTTTGCGGCATGGGAATTAA